Sequence from the Cucurbita pepo subsp. pepo cultivar mu-cu-16 chromosome LG02, ASM280686v2, whole genome shotgun sequence genome:
AAGTGTAACTTctgaagattttaaaatgtgtgcACTGAGTGTGTTATTGGTGGTAAAAACTGTTATTGGAATAGCTTATATCcagtattttttaatcaagtatttttttcattcttttttatgcTTCATCCCTTTGCATAAACGAAGATCtcataatcaaatatttattgtaCATATTGTGTGAAGTGGTTAATCTCGTATGTAATTATCTGGTTGCTTCTTAATGCACTTTTCCTGCTTCTAGCTTCCACATGTGaagttctttttgttttagcTCACTGGGATCACTTCATGGTTAGTGTTCTTCTAATTGTGGAGTGGGaaactttcttcctttcaGTTCTTAATtgtattaatgtttttttaataagcaTATATATCGTACTGTTTATCATTTATTTGCATATGGAAAAAAAGCATGTTGATGTTGGATTTGAGCTTGTAAGTCCCCAACATGTGCTCTGGAATGCAGTTggttattttaaaactaatctTGTTCTTACATTGAAACACTGAAAGGTTGATAATCTAACCAACATAGAATTTTGTaaaatgaaatgttttgaaGATTGATAAATACGATTATCCAGGAATATATAGGGAATGTCAATATTACACATTCTTTTTCTGGTCGATAATAAAGAAAGTCTTGTATTTGCTATAGAAAAATGATATTGGGTGTTAGTTAATTTGCATGTCCATTGGATGCTCTGTAATTCAATTTGTCATTACTCAGCTAGTATAAGTTGTTTAGGCGAATAACTGCTGTGCAAGGAAATTTTTAGTCGTAAAGGCAATGAAGCCagttcattaaaatatattcaaagcATGTNaaaaaaaaaaaaaaaaaaaaaaaaaaaaaaaaaaactaaaacctGCTGCTCCCTGTATAGATAGGATTTTATGTCAGGTTCTTACAACATCgatatttttcttcacaaaaattaattatcagCTAATTTTATCTATTTCATTCAGTTATTTGCTATTGTTTCTTAGATTTTCattggaaaattttcatttcagcACCTCCACTGAAGTTGATTGACTTACCTGGGCTTGATCAACGGGCAATGGATGATTCTGTGGTAAGTAGTTGTTCATGGACTGGCTCATATACTTGATTAAAAGATTTATGAATTAGCGTTTCTTTTTAGGATGAATGCTTTTAGACAATATCTGAATCCATTATCCGTATAGATGGtttgtgtatttttttcttaaccaaatGATAGTTTGGTATGGTTTATAAACTGTTATTAATGGTAtaagtaattatattttgatggtTTTTGCATAGGTTAGTGAATATGCTGAACACAATGATGCAATTTTGCTAGTTATTGTACCAGCTGTTCAGGCTCCTGAAATTGGTTCATCTCGAGCCCTACGAACTGCGAAGGAATTTGATGCAGATGGTAATTTGTTTCACAGTCATCGTCACATTTCTATTTTAAGTTTGGTGTAATGTTATTTGTAAACCTGGGGAATAAGTTCTAATTACTGGGTTATGTCTTTTATGTTCACCACCACTATCATTTATCATGgattcttgtttcttctttcatgTTTTGCTTTGTTAAGTTTATAGGGATAATTTTCAATGctgaaatttcatttttatgttagATTTCGCATTATGcattttctattctttcttttcgaCTGCATTAGGtgattaaatttgaaaattatccTCAACATAGGTACCAGAACCATTGGTGTAATTAGCAAAATTGACCAAGCTTCTTCAGACCAGAAGTCTCTTGCTGCCGTGCAAGCTCTCCTGTTAAATCAAGGGCCAGCACGAGCCTCAGATATCCCATGGGTTGCTGTAATTGGTCAATCGGTTTCGATAGTTACTGCACAGTCCGGATCTGTTGGCTCCGAGAATTCCATGGAGACTGCATGGAGAGCAGAGagtgaaagtttaaaaactaTACTACCTGGTGCCCCTCAAAGTAAGCTAGGTAGGCTAGCTTTAGTTGATGCATTGTCCCAACAGATCCGCAAACGAATGAAAGTCCGGCTTCCTAATCTTCTCTCCGGGTAACTGTTTTCCCAAATTTTACAAGAAAACCTTTATTTNCCCTCTGTTTTCTCTcgtatttcttatttttctattttctgttttttaaaCTCACTTTGAAGTTGATTAGCACTTGTAGAGCATGTAGTTTTCTTCCTAAGGAGAACATAAAGTCCCaatagtttatatatatatatatataaacaagcATAATTGCTTAGCTCAGGAATCGAACTCAAGCTCTTTGAGAATACAGCCGCACAGGTGGCAATTGGGCTGGGACAGTCTTTTAAGTCCTGATtgtaaaaattgatttcttttgtgtttgtaTGTTTGATGATCCTGGCTAATTTCCTTTTGAAGGATGATACAAAACAATTTGTACGAACTGTGAAATCTTCATTAGCAAGGGAGTTCTCTTGATATGCATGGAAAATACTTAGATAAGTTAGAAAGATGATTATGATGAACCTCTTGGTGTAAATTGTCAAATCTCTTTGCTTCATATAGTTATCCCTCCCTATTAACCAATTGGAAAAGCTTTTTTGTAATATTCATGGACTATGCATCCTTTTTGCAAATTTCATNAAGTAGATAACCTATTTCTCACAATATATCCTATGTAAAAAAATCATGGAAGACTAGTCTTAGGTGTTCGATGTTGAATTCTCTTTTTGAGTTGAATGAGGGTCTGTTGACAAGAATGGAATCTGCCATATTTGTGGTTTCCGAGTGGCAGATTTATCTGACAGGATTTCAAATGgataaaatatgtatttttaataagtGGGAGGAAATTAACATCCTAttgatttttgtattttactttattaaaGGTTACAAGGGAAATCACAAATAGTTCAGGATGAGTTAGTTAGGCTTGGTGAGCAAATGGTCAATGGTGTCGAGGGGACTAGAGCTCTAGCTTTGGAACTTTGCCGTGAGTTTGAAGATAAGTTTCTCCAGCACATAGGCTCTGGTGAGGTAGgtcttctattttatttatatacttttttcaTGGTTCTTTTCCTGCACGACAAGTTGGTATCCTTCGTTTTTAAAGTTGCTACAGTATTTATTTCTGTGATCTTTCTACATAAAATTGTGTTAAGCAGGATAGAGTTTTCTTGCGTGcatgtatataaaaaaattctaataatttaagttttattattattattattattattgttaatcCCCCCCTCTGTTTTCTCTcgtatttcttatttttctattttctgttttttaaaCTCACTTTGAAGTTGATTAGCACTTGTAGAGCATGTAGTTTTCTTCCTAAGGAGAACATAAAGTCCCaatagtttatatatatatatatataaacaagcATAATTGCTTAGCTCAGGAATCGAACTCAAGCTCTTTGAGAATACAGCCGCACAGGTGGCAATTGGGCTGGGACAGTCTTTTAAGTCCTGATtgtaaaaattgatttcttttgtgtttgtaTGTTTGATGATCCTGGCTAATTTCCTTTTGAAGGATGATACAAAACAATTTGTACGAACTGTGAAATCTTCATTAGCAAGGGAGTTCTCTTGATATGCATGGAAAATACTTAGATAAGTTAGAAAGATGATTATGATGAACCTCTTGGTGTAAATTGTCAAATCTCTTTGCTTCATATAGTTATCCCTCCCTATTAACCAATTGGAAAAGCTTTTTTGTAATATTCATGGACTATGCATCCTTTTTGCAAATTTCATACATccatgaaattgtttcttacataaaataataaaaaaaaatcaatattgatgaaatgaattgataatgaaataatttttctccTCAATACTTATCTAGTCAGACTTTATTTTGAGCATTTCTGCAGTCAGAAAAAACTAACCCTTGGACAAAATCTGAGtttattgataatttaatTGCAGTGAGGGTTTTGATTTCTAAGTCTAACATTTCTTACCTCGTATATCAGGGTGCAGGTTGGAAAATTGTTGCTAGCTTTGAGGGTAGTTTTCCAAATCGAATTAAGCAATTGCCTTTAGACAGACACTTCGATATTAATAATGTGAAGAGGNAAATAGTTCAGGATGAGTTAGTTAGGCTTGGTGAGCAAATGGTCAATGGTGTCNCAGGTTGGAAAATTGTTGCTAGCTTTGAGGGTAGTTTTCCAAATCGAATTAAGCAATTGCCTTTAGACAGACACTTCGATATTAATAATGTGAAGAGGGTatgtttaacttttttttttcttttttagtagtttatgttttattagGCTGTAGATTCATTCTTGACTTCGTTGTAACAGATTGTATTAGAAGCTGATGGTTATCAGCCTTATCTTATATCACCTGAgaagggtttgagatctttaaTAAAAGGTGTTTTGGAGCTTGCAAAAGAACCATCACGTCTCTGTGTTGATGAGGTAAAGATAAGCATAAGGGCATGAAATGTTCAGCTTCTTAAATTTTGGAGCACTAAATTCATCgtggaatatttttttgtttctttgagaTCTCTTTTAGAATTTGAGCCTTAGCTTATcagtttattttgttttgcttaaattttgttaccacagaaaaatggaaaagatgTGATTTTGAAGAGGCTCTTCAATCTAAATTATCAGGCAAAATAGggaataattacaaaaagttaaataaatagtcCGAGGAGACCATTTAGAAGGCCAAAAGTATAGAATTTGGGATAGCAATGATATTTTTACTCTTAGCCTCATAATTTCTCAAACTCCTTAAACAAGCAGAAggatcttttaatttttttctttttattgttaatgAAATTATGATGTTTCTGGTTTGACAAAAATATAGGTGCACAGANaaaaaattctaataatttaagttttattattattattattattattgttaatcCCCCCNTTTTAGAATTTGAGCCTTAGCTTATcagtttattttgttttgcttaaattttgttaccacagaaaaatggaaaagatgTGATTTTGAAGAGGCTCTTCAATCTAAATTATCAGGCAAAATAGggaataattacaaaaagttaaataaatagtcCGAGGAGACCATTTAGAAGGCCAAAAGTATAGAATTTGGGATAGCAATGATATTTTTACTCTTAGCCTCATAATTTCTCAAACTCCTTAAACAAGCAGAAggatcttttaatttttttctttttattgttaatgAAATTATGATGTTTCTGGTTTGACAAAAATATAGGTGCACAGAGTTTTGATAGATATTGTTTCTGCTGCTGCTAATGGCACCCCAGGTCTTGGAAGATACCCACCATTCAAAAGAGAGGTGAGTggctttttacttttttcttgattACATCGTTTATCCTTTTAGCTTTTCATAGttacaactttattttgttttcttttgtagtttgcatcttaacattttttttttcctgctttagtttttatattataagcTGTAGTTCTTCGAAAaggttttcttgttctttcaaaaataatgTATTCTTGTAAGGGAGCTCTTAATAGCTGTTTCCAACCCTCTAAAACCGATTATTTTTCTAGGTTGTGGCCATTGCAAGTGCTGCCCTGGATGGGtttaaaaatgaatcaaaaaaGATGGTTGTGGCATTAGTTGATATGGAGCGAGCATTTGTCCCACCACAACACTTTATACGTCTTGTACAAAGAAGGTAAGCTCAGGATAATCTTCTACTGCTATGCCTTTTGGGGTATGANgggggggggggggggggggggtgcgGGAATCCTACACGCATGATGAAATTTGGTATTGCTAATGTGAGTATCACTTTTTCTGCGGCGTGTCCTTTTGGAACCTATTGctgtattaattattttgtgtcTGTGAAATTGTAAGATCTTGAATGTCGTGTACATTCCAATAAAAATCCTCCCACACCCACTACATGACCATAACACCCATGCATATGTATACTATACAATTTTTGgcccaaaaattttaaatttcaatagtAAAATTGGTTGTATATGAGATCACTTTCTCATTCTCAACTTAGGATGGAAAGACAGCGCCGGGAAGAGGAAGTGAAGACTAAATCATCAAAAAAAGGGCAAGAGGCTGAACAAGCAGTGTCGAACAGGGTGAGTCATTTGAGTTAATGCAGGGCTGCTGACTCTCGTTTTTGTTTGACTTTCTCACTTGCATAGCTTTTGTCCCCCTAGGCAAGTAGTCCTCAAACAAATAGTCAGCAAGCTGGGGGAAGCttgaaatcaatgaaagaaaaacctaGTAAAGAAGATAAGGAAGTGCAGGAGGGTTCGGGTTTGAAGACAGCAGGTGCTGATGGAGAGATAACAGCTGGTATGCAcgcaatattattttatttataagaaaaggGAATGCTATTACTGGGTTTTAACTTTCAGCTGTTTGTGaaggcattttaaaatttgttttataagaCTCTTTCTGgccttttaaa
This genomic interval carries:
- the LOC111787934 gene encoding dynamin-2A-like isoform X2 produces the protein MILCEYAEHNDAILLVIVPAVQAPEIGSSRALRTAKEFDADGTRTIGVISKIDQASSDQKSLAAVQALLLNQGPARASDIPWVAVIGQSVSIVTAQSGSVGSENSMETAWRAESESLKTILPGAPQSKLGRLALVDALSQQIRKRMKVRLPNLLSGLQGKSQIVQDELVRLGEQMVNGVEGTRALALELCREFEDKFLQHIGSGEGAGWKIVASFEGSFPNRIKQLPLDRHFDINNVKRIVLEADGYQPYLISPEKGLRSLIKGVLELAKEPSRLCVDEVHRVLIDIVSAAANGTPGLGRYPPFKREVVAIASAALDGFKNESKKMVVALVDMERAFVPPQHFIRLVQRRMERQRREEEVKTKSSKKGQEAEQAVSNRASSPQTNSQQAGGSLKSMKEKPSKEDKEVQEGSGLKTAGADGEITAGFLLKKSAKTNGWSRRWFVLNAKTGKLGYTKKQEERHFRGVITLEDCNIEEATDEEESPPPKSSKDKKANGPDSGKGSSLVFKITSKVPYKTVLKVHSAVVLKAESAADKVEWINKIRNVIQPSKGGQMRGVSSEGGLTMRQSLSDGSLDTMARKPADPEEELRWMSQEVRGYVEAVLNSLAANVPKAVVLCQVEKAKEDMLNQLYSSISAQSSAKIEELLQEDHNVKRRRERYQKQSSLLSKLTRQLSIHGNQASAASWSDGSPESSPKTSGPPGGDDWRSAFDAASNGRADYRRSSSNGYSRSIDPAQNGDINSGSNSSSRRTPIRLPPAPPQSSGSRYF